In one window of Nocardia brasiliensis DNA:
- the aroB gene encoding 3-dehydroquinate synthase, whose product MNEPSRIDVRTADPYPVIIGRGLLGELVESVNGAAKGVRTVAIFHQPPLAETAEAVRKSLADTGLDAHRIEIPDAEAGKELAVAGFCWEVLGRIGLTRNDVVVSLGGGAATDLAGFVAATWMRGVQIVHVPTTLLAMVDAAVGGKTGINTEAGKNLVGCFHEPAAVLVDLATLETVPRNEIVAGMAEIIKAGFIADPVILDLVERDPEAALDPKGAVLPELIRRAIQVKADVVAADLKESSLREILNYGHTLAHAIERRERYRWRHGAAVSVGLVFAAELGRLAGRLDDATADRHRAVLESVGLPVGYDADALPQLLGSMQTDKKTRSGVLRFVVLDGLAKPGRLEGPDPTLLAAAYSAIAREGTPNTGGILL is encoded by the coding sequence GTGAATGAGCCGAGTCGTATCGATGTTCGTACCGCCGACCCGTATCCGGTGATCATCGGCCGCGGGTTGCTCGGTGAACTCGTCGAGTCGGTCAACGGCGCGGCGAAGGGCGTGCGGACGGTGGCGATCTTCCATCAGCCGCCGCTCGCCGAGACCGCCGAGGCGGTGCGGAAGTCGTTGGCCGACACCGGCCTCGACGCGCACCGCATCGAGATCCCGGACGCGGAGGCGGGCAAGGAGCTGGCCGTCGCCGGGTTCTGCTGGGAGGTGCTCGGCCGAATCGGCCTGACCCGCAACGATGTCGTGGTGAGCCTCGGCGGTGGCGCGGCCACCGACCTGGCCGGCTTCGTCGCCGCCACCTGGATGCGCGGCGTCCAGATCGTGCACGTGCCGACCACGTTGCTGGCGATGGTGGACGCCGCGGTCGGCGGCAAGACCGGCATCAACACCGAGGCGGGCAAGAACCTCGTCGGTTGTTTCCACGAGCCTGCCGCCGTGCTCGTCGATCTGGCGACGCTGGAGACGGTGCCGCGCAACGAGATCGTCGCGGGCATGGCCGAGATCATCAAGGCGGGCTTCATCGCCGACCCGGTGATCCTGGACCTGGTGGAGCGCGACCCGGAGGCGGCGCTCGACCCGAAGGGTGCGGTGCTGCCCGAGCTGATCCGGCGCGCGATCCAGGTGAAGGCCGACGTCGTCGCGGCCGATCTGAAGGAGTCGAGCCTGCGCGAGATCCTCAACTACGGCCACACCCTCGCGCACGCCATCGAGCGCCGCGAGCGCTACCGGTGGCGCCACGGTGCCGCCGTCTCCGTCGGCCTCGTTTTCGCCGCCGAACTCGGCCGGCTCGCGGGCCGCCTCGACGACGCCACCGCCGACCGGCACCGCGCCGTGCTCGAAAGTGTCGGTCTGCCGGTCGGTTACGACGCCGACGCCCTCCCGCAGCTGCTGGGCTCCATGCAGACCGACAAGAAGACCCGCTCGGGCGTGCTGCGCTTCGTCGTCCTGGATGGTCTCGCCAAGCCCGGCCGCCTCGAAGGCCCCGACCCCACCCTGCTCGCCGCCGCCTACTCCGCGATCGCTCGCGAAGGCACCCCGAACACCGGCGGCATCCTGCTGTAG
- the ruvX gene encoding Holliday junction resolvase RuvX yields MASASDSAGGAGRSAGVDTDRPHPDTDPGRGRRIAVDVGSVRIGIAASDPDGILATPVETVPRAKPNARGGGRGAPGSDISRIAEIVREYEAVEVIVGLPRTLRGEKGSAATIATAFAEQLRSAVSPVPIRLSDERLTTVSAARALRDSGVRARGQRQVIDQAAAVSILQGWLDERSAVLRSGEAVRPEALGRVAGSAAVSSEDDA; encoded by the coding sequence ATGGCATCGGCCAGCGATTCCGCAGGGGGTGCCGGCCGGTCGGCGGGCGTCGACACCGACCGGCCGCACCCCGACACCGATCCGGGACGTGGCAGGCGGATCGCCGTCGATGTCGGCAGTGTCCGCATCGGCATCGCGGCCAGCGACCCCGACGGCATCCTCGCCACGCCGGTGGAGACCGTGCCGCGCGCCAAGCCGAACGCGCGCGGCGGCGGTCGCGGCGCGCCCGGAAGCGATATTTCCAGAATTGCTGAGATTGTGCGGGAGTACGAGGCCGTCGAGGTGATCGTCGGGCTGCCTCGAACCCTGCGCGGGGAGAAGGGTAGCGCCGCTACTATTGCCACCGCGTTCGCGGAGCAGTTGCGGTCCGCCGTGTCGCCGGTGCCTATACGGCTTTCCGACGAACGTTTGACTACCGTGTCAGCTGCACGTGCATTGCGGGACAGTGGAGTTCGCGCGCGTGGCCAGCGGCAGGTGATCGATCAGGCGGCAGCCGTCTCGATCCTGCAAGGATGGTTGGACGAACGGAGTGCGGTGTTGAGGTCGGGTGAAGCGGTGCGTCCTGAGGCTCTCGGGCGCGTCGCAGGGTCCGCTGCGGTGTCGTCGGAGGACGATGCATGA
- the mltG gene encoding endolytic transglycosylase MltG codes for MTDRWARAEERYRQREADRRYRRDDRAWGGQNSRDTHARTNRVVGREQDDWDDYEDDTTVIPRYTDDMDPPEPAPRPRTRQRPAVARGAGQRTRAGRREVEHDEDDEPEEPPRRSRSAQRGRRSRAASRKAQERKRRRRTMWLVAGVFVLLFAGAAVFAGMKLIEKLGPPEDFAGPVGPMAVVQVHDGDTSQQIAASMKEKGIVASTGAFIEAAVRNSNMQSVQPGFYAIPTRSPAVQAVAALVGKQARVGNLVIPEGRLLHDQYEVGTNRRTDGIYRMMAEASCIGIGPNQKCATYEQLDAAGASADLAALGVPSWAAQGVKDCPDRTRQLEGLIAAGTLDFDPSGTPEQMIRQVVTASAKSYESTGLLQSGGETKLTPYETLIAASLVEREAKPQDMGKVARVIVNRLRVPQMLQFDSTVNYALDRTEVQTTDTDRATETPWNTYAKTGLPATPISAPSLNALRAMENPDVGPWLYFVTVDKQGTTLFTDDYKQHQRYIQQAQASGILDSGR; via the coding sequence ATGACGGATCGATGGGCGCGGGCCGAGGAACGGTACCGACAGCGCGAAGCTGATCGGCGTTACCGGCGTGACGACCGAGCCTGGGGCGGGCAGAACAGCAGAGACACACACGCCAGAACGAATCGGGTGGTCGGCCGCGAGCAGGACGACTGGGACGACTACGAGGACGACACCACGGTCATCCCGCGCTACACCGACGACATGGACCCGCCCGAACCCGCCCCGCGACCTCGCACCCGCCAGCGTCCCGCCGTGGCGCGCGGGGCCGGGCAGCGGACCCGCGCCGGTCGCCGGGAAGTGGAGCACGACGAGGACGACGAACCGGAGGAGCCGCCGCGGCGTTCGCGCAGTGCCCAGCGCGGCAGGCGTTCGCGCGCGGCCTCGCGCAAGGCGCAGGAGCGTAAGCGGCGCAGGCGGACCATGTGGCTCGTCGCAGGCGTGTTCGTGCTGCTGTTCGCGGGCGCCGCGGTGTTCGCGGGCATGAAGCTGATCGAGAAGCTCGGCCCGCCCGAGGATTTCGCCGGGCCGGTCGGTCCGATGGCCGTGGTGCAGGTGCACGACGGCGACACCTCACAGCAGATCGCGGCGAGCATGAAGGAGAAGGGCATCGTCGCGAGCACCGGCGCGTTCATCGAGGCGGCCGTGCGCAACTCGAACATGCAGTCGGTGCAGCCGGGCTTCTACGCGATCCCGACCCGCAGCCCGGCCGTGCAGGCGGTCGCGGCGCTGGTCGGTAAGCAGGCCAGGGTCGGAAACCTGGTCATTCCCGAGGGGCGACTGCTGCACGATCAGTACGAGGTGGGCACCAATCGGCGCACCGACGGCATCTATCGGATGATGGCCGAGGCCAGCTGCATCGGCATCGGCCCGAACCAGAAGTGCGCGACCTACGAACAACTCGACGCCGCGGGCGCCAGTGCCGACCTCGCCGCGCTCGGCGTGCCGTCCTGGGCCGCGCAGGGCGTCAAGGACTGCCCGGACCGAACCAGGCAGCTGGAGGGCTTGATCGCCGCGGGCACCCTGGATTTCGATCCGAGCGGCACGCCGGAGCAGATGATCCGGCAGGTCGTCACCGCCAGCGCCAAGAGCTACGAGTCGACCGGTCTGCTGCAGTCCGGCGGCGAGACCAAGCTGACCCCGTACGAGACGCTGATCGCCGCGTCGCTCGTCGAACGCGAGGCCAAGCCGCAGGACATGGGCAAGGTCGCGCGGGTGATCGTGAACCGGCTGCGGGTGCCGCAGATGCTGCAGTTCGACTCGACGGTGAACTACGCGCTGGACCGCACCGAGGTGCAGACCACCGACACCGACCGGGCCACGGAGACGCCGTGGAACACCTACGCGAAAACCGGCCTGCCCGCGACCCCGATCTCCGCGCCCTCGCTGAACGCGTTGCGCGCCATGGAGAATCCGGACGTGGGGCCGTGGCTGTACTTCGTGACCGTCGACAAGCAGGGCACCACCCTGTTCACCGATGATTACAAGCAGCACCAGCGCTACATCCAGCAGGCGCAGGCGAGCGGAATCCTCGACAGTGGCCGCTGA
- a CDS encoding shikimate dehydrogenase, which produces MAAERKAAVLGKPIAHSRSPQLHLAAYRALGLDWSYERIECTAEQLPGLVDGLGPEWVGLSVTMPGKEVALAYADERTERAVLVGSANTLVRVDGGWRADCTDVDGVLGALRGGGVTDLDEAVVLGAGGTARPALLALSELGAKTVTVIARDAGRASSALDLAERLGMNAALTPFDPAALVGLCERAGVVVSTIPAEAAAQVAPAVATAPVVLDAIYNPWPTPLAEAVTQAGHTVVSGLQMLLNQAYGQVEQFTGRLAPRAEMAAALGSV; this is translated from the coding sequence GTGGCCGCTGAACGCAAAGCGGCGGTGCTCGGCAAGCCCATCGCCCACTCCCGCTCACCGCAGCTGCACCTGGCCGCGTATCGCGCGCTCGGACTCGACTGGAGTTACGAGCGCATCGAATGCACGGCCGAACAGCTGCCCGGACTGGTCGACGGGCTCGGACCCGAATGGGTCGGGCTCTCGGTGACCATGCCGGGTAAGGAGGTCGCGCTCGCCTACGCCGACGAGCGCACCGAGCGGGCGGTACTGGTCGGCTCGGCCAACACCCTCGTCCGGGTCGACGGCGGCTGGCGGGCCGACTGCACCGACGTCGACGGTGTGCTCGGCGCGCTGCGCGGCGGCGGAGTCACCGACCTGGACGAGGCCGTCGTGCTCGGTGCGGGCGGCACCGCGCGGCCCGCCCTGCTCGCCCTGTCCGAACTCGGCGCCAAGACGGTCACCGTGATCGCCCGCGACGCCGGCCGGGCAAGCAGCGCACTGGACCTCGCGGAACGACTCGGCATGAACGCCGCCCTCACCCCGTTCGACCCGGCCGCCCTGGTCGGCCTGTGCGAGCGCGCGGGCGTCGTGGTGAGCACCATCCCCGCCGAAGCCGCCGCCCAGGTAGCGCCCGCCGTAGCCACCGCCCCCGTCGTACTCGACGCCATCTACAACCCCTGGCCGACACCCCTGGCCGAGGCCGTCACCCAAGCCGGCCACACCGTCGTCAGCGGATTGCAGATGCTGCTGAACCAGGCTTACGGCCAGGTCGAGCAGTTCACCGGTCGGCTGGCGCCCCGCGCGGAAATGGCTGCGGCACTGGGGTCTGTGTAG
- a CDS encoding B-4DMT family transporter yields the protein MNAWVLRAIVLGALVVFLRAVLGFAMVYWPTHGVWMRALCLIILVAAIVYWGFSDGRTDRAANPNPDYGTDLTLQWLKAAAAAGLGSGLAAWILDWLPKFDLGDNGLLFELTAGAAFIVLLVFIPALIGVGVGRALADRRAEKHSAAESPVSTPA from the coding sequence ATGAATGCTTGGGTGTTGCGGGCCATCGTGCTCGGCGCGCTGGTCGTCTTCCTGCGTGCGGTGCTCGGGTTCGCGATGGTGTACTGGCCGACCCACGGGGTCTGGATGCGGGCGCTGTGCCTGATCATTCTGGTGGCAGCCATCGTCTACTGGGGCTTCTCGGACGGACGCACGGATCGCGCGGCCAACCCCAACCCCGACTACGGCACCGACCTGACCCTGCAATGGTTGAAGGCCGCCGCCGCGGCAGGCCTCGGCAGCGGCCTCGCCGCCTGGATCCTCGACTGGCTGCCCAAATTCGACCTCGGCGACAACGGCCTGCTGTTCGAACTCACCGCGGGCGCAGCCTTCATCGTCCTGCTGGTCTTCATCCCCGCCCTCATCGGCGTCGGCGTCGGCCGCGCCCTGGCCGACCGCCGAGCAGAAAAGCACTCCGCTGCGGAGTCCCCGGTAAGCACGCCCGCCTGA